From the genome of Pseudosulfitobacter sp. DSM 107133, one region includes:
- a CDS encoding ABC transporter substrate-binding protein: MKLTALTTAMSLAAAPLLAADDMTLMLDWFVNPDHGPIIVAQELGYFAEQDLNVEIIAPADPADPPKLVAAGKADLAISYQPHLHLQIHEGLPLRRVGTLVATPLNCLLVLADGPIKSPADLTGKKVGFSVSGVEEAVLGTILRHNGLTMDAVEMVNVNWSLSPSLMSGQVDAVIGAYRNFELNQMEIEGVPGTCFYVEEQGLPAYDELIYVANADTMDKDMIARFLAATEKATQYIVNHPDESWALFASTSAELQDELNARAWADTVPRFALRPGAMDVGRYAAFETFLNEAGLTTRMTPVSDIAIDVTAP; this comes from the coding sequence ATGAAACTCACCGCCCTGACAACCGCCATGTCGCTGGCCGCAGCCCCGCTGCTGGCTGCGGACGACATGACCCTGATGCTGGACTGGTTCGTGAACCCCGACCACGGGCCGATCATCGTGGCACAAGAGCTGGGCTATTTCGCCGAGCAGGATCTGAACGTCGAAATCATCGCCCCCGCCGATCCTGCCGACCCGCCCAAGCTGGTCGCCGCGGGCAAGGCCGATCTGGCAATTTCCTATCAACCGCACCTGCACCTGCAAATCCACGAGGGCCTGCCGCTGCGCCGCGTCGGCACATTGGTCGCAACACCGCTGAACTGCCTGCTGGTGCTGGCCGACGGGCCGATCAAATCACCTGCCGATCTGACGGGCAAGAAGGTGGGCTTTTCCGTCAGCGGCGTCGAAGAGGCTGTTCTGGGCACGATCCTGCGCCACAACGGGCTGACCATGGACGCGGTTGAAATGGTCAACGTCAACTGGTCGCTGTCGCCCTCGCTGATGTCCGGTCAGGTCGATGCGGTGATCGGCGCCTATCGCAATTTCGAACTGAACCAGATGGAGATCGAAGGCGTGCCCGGCACATGCTTTTACGTCGAGGAACAGGGCCTGCCCGCCTATGACGAGCTGATCTATGTCGCCAATGCCGACACCATGGACAAGGATATGATCGCGCGCTTTCTGGCCGCGACCGAGAAGGCAACGCAGTATATCGTCAATCATCCCGACGAAAGCTGGGCGCTGTTCGCCAGCACATCCGCCGAATTGCAGGACGAACTGAACGCCCGCGCATGGGCCGACACGGTGCCGCGTTTCGCCCTGCGCCCCGGCGCGATGGACGTGGGCCGCTACGCCGCGTTCGAGACCTTTCTGAACGAAGCAGGCCTGACCACCCGGATGACCCCGGTTTCGGACATCGCAATCGACGTGACCGCACCATGA
- a CDS encoding thiazole synthase, translating to MRDFYGTTLANALMLGTAQYPSPAILADAFRRSGASVATVSLRRESGQDRAGQDFWQLIRDLGVQVLPNTAGCHSVKEAVTTAHMAREVFDTSWIKLEVIGEEDTLQPDVFGLVEAARILTEDGFQVFPYTTEDLVVADRLLQAGCEVLMPWGAPIGSGLGLNNIFGLRAMRAHFPDVPLVIDAGLGLPSQAARAMELGFDAVLLNTAVAKAGDPAAMAEAFATALRAGQLAHAADPMEPRDMAAPSTPVIGKAFLQ from the coding sequence ATGCGCGATTTTTACGGCACCACGCTCGCCAACGCCCTGATGCTGGGCACCGCGCAATACCCGTCGCCCGCCATTCTGGCCGATGCCTTCCGGCGCAGCGGCGCCAGCGTGGCCACCGTATCGCTGCGCCGCGAAAGCGGGCAGGACCGGGCGGGGCAGGATTTCTGGCAGCTGATCCGCGATCTGGGCGTGCAGGTGCTGCCCAACACCGCCGGGTGCCACAGCGTGAAAGAAGCGGTGACAACCGCCCATATGGCCCGCGAGGTCTTTGACACCAGTTGGATCAAACTGGAAGTGATCGGCGAGGAAGACACCCTGCAACCCGATGTTTTCGGGCTGGTCGAGGCCGCGCGCATCCTGACCGAGGACGGTTTTCAGGTGTTCCCCTATACCACCGAGGATCTGGTGGTGGCCGACCGCCTGTTGCAAGCAGGCTGCGAAGTGCTGATGCCATGGGGCGCGCCCATCGGCTCGGGGCTGGGGCTGAACAACATCTTTGGCCTGCGCGCTATGCGGGCGCATTTTCCCGATGTGCCGCTGGTGATTGATGCCGGTCTGGGCCTGCCGTCACAGGCGGCGCGGGCGATGGAGCTGGGCTTTGACGCGGTGCTGCTGAACACGGCTGTGGCCAAGGCAGGCGATCCGGCAGCAATGGCCGAGGCCTTTGCCACAGCCCTGCGCGCAGGCCAGTTGGCCCACGCCGCCGACCCGATGGAGCCGCGCGATATGGCCGCCCCCTCAACCCCCGTAATTGGCAAGGCGTTTTTGCAATGA
- the thiD gene encoding bifunctional hydroxymethylpyrimidine kinase/phosphomethylpyrimidine kinase → MAHRPPIALTIAGSDSGGGAGIQADIKAMSANGVYAASVLTAITAQNTMAVTAVHEVPADMVAAQIAAVLDDLDVAAVKLGMLSGAAVIAAVAEGLAGFAGPVVVDPVMIAKSGDALLHDTAVDALARRILPLATLLTPNLPEAARLLGAAEAKTPDEMAAQGMRLLAMGPRAVLMKGGHGAGETCTDVLVDASGTIATLSAPRLHTRNTHGTGCTYSAAIAAQLARGVDLPAAVAAAHGYLQGAIAAADTLDIGAGHGPVHHFHGQW, encoded by the coding sequence GTGGCCCACAGACCCCCGATTGCCTTGACCATTGCCGGTTCCGACAGTGGCGGTGGCGCCGGTATTCAGGCGGACATCAAGGCGATGTCGGCCAATGGCGTCTATGCTGCCAGCGTCCTGACCGCCATCACCGCGCAGAACACCATGGCGGTAACGGCTGTTCACGAGGTGCCCGCCGACATGGTCGCCGCGCAGATTGCGGCGGTTCTGGATGATCTGGATGTGGCGGCGGTCAAGCTGGGGATGCTGTCGGGCGCTGCCGTCATCGCAGCCGTGGCAGAGGGACTAGCGGGCTTTGCCGGGCCGGTTGTCGTTGATCCGGTGATGATTGCCAAATCGGGCGATGCGTTGTTGCATGACACTGCGGTTGACGCCTTGGCGCGCCGGATTCTGCCGCTGGCGACGCTGCTGACCCCCAACCTGCCCGAAGCCGCGCGGCTTCTGGGCGCGGCAGAGGCGAAAACCCCCGACGAGATGGCCGCACAGGGCATGCGCCTGCTGGCGATGGGGCCGCGAGCGGTCCTGATGAAGGGGGGACATGGCGCAGGCGAAACCTGCACCGACGTGCTGGTCGACGCCAGCGGCACCATCGCCACCCTGTCCGCGCCGCGCCTGCACACCCGCAACACCCATGGCACCGGCTGCACCTATTCCGCAGCCATTGCGGCGCAGCTTGCCCGTGGGGTGGACCTGCCCGCCGCCGTCGCCGCTGCGCATGGCTATCTGCAAGGGGCGATTGCCGCTGCCGACACATTGGACATCGGCGCGGGCCACGGTCCCGTCCACCATTTCCACGGTCAGTGGTGA
- the tenA gene encoding thiaminase II, protein MSAPDYGSTYALWRAGAAGTWDDYMTHPFVEGLRDGTLPRSAYLHYLVQDYVYLVHYARAWSLGVIKSETLEEMKVCAATVDALTNREMSLHVRTCAAAGIDEQTLFNATEEVANLAYTRYVIDAGLQGDFIDLMAALAPCVFGYGEIGLRLAREQVPDTPYADWISTYGGADYQQVCTTVGAMIDSAVARRIGDLETSPRRQTVQDRFTRATALEVGFWQMGFDGR, encoded by the coding sequence ATGAGCGCCCCGGACTATGGCAGCACCTACGCGCTGTGGCGCGCCGGTGCAGCGGGCACCTGGGATGATTACATGACCCATCCCTTTGTCGAAGGGCTGCGCGACGGCACCCTGCCGCGCAGTGCGTACCTGCATTATCTGGTACAGGATTACGTCTATCTTGTACATTATGCCCGCGCCTGGTCGCTGGGCGTGATCAAATCCGAAACCTTGGAGGAGATGAAGGTCTGCGCCGCCACGGTGGATGCGCTGACCAACCGCGAAATGTCGCTGCATGTGCGCACCTGCGCGGCGGCAGGCATTGACGAACAGACCCTGTTCAACGCCACCGAAGAGGTCGCGAACCTGGCCTATACCCGCTATGTGATCGACGCGGGGCTTCAGGGCGATTTCATCGACCTGATGGCGGCGCTTGCGCCCTGTGTGTTCGGCTATGGCGAAATCGGCCTGCGACTGGCCCGCGAACAGGTGCCCGACACGCCCTATGCCGACTGGATCAGCACCTATGGCGGGGCGGATTATCAGCAGGTCTGCACCACCGTCGGCGCGATGATCGACAGCGCCGTGGCGCGGCGCATTGGCGATCTGGAAACCTCGCCGCGCAGACAGACGGTGCAAGACCGGTTCACACGGGCCACGGCGCTTGAGGTCGGATTCTGGCAGATGGGATTTGACGGGCGATGA
- a CDS encoding sugar ABC transporter permease: MSNQRPDNRAWLLMLPAMSVLGIVGLVPLIAVFNYAFFDIFTLQSRFWVGTEWFAELVGTPDLYAALGRSLLFSALVVLVQFPLGIAIALMIPRGRLAGSLVLMLVAIPLVVPWNLIPMIWLNLLHPTYGTVAQMFDAIGFDFDYKFNAVHTYALLVTVDTWHWIGLVVILAYSGLSAIPPSYYQAARIDGASRAQVFWHIQLPKIRPVLLMALLLRVIDSLMIYVEAFGINAGGPMGATAFLSLELGEEINAFNYGPAAARSVLYFLLVLTVAWLFRVAMQREVK, translated from the coding sequence GTGAGCAACCAACGCCCCGACAACCGCGCGTGGCTGCTGATGCTGCCCGCGATGTCGGTGCTGGGGATCGTCGGTTTGGTGCCGCTGATCGCGGTGTTCAACTATGCGTTCTTCGACATCTTCACCCTGCAAAGCCGGTTCTGGGTGGGCACAGAATGGTTTGCCGAACTGGTCGGCACGCCCGACCTCTACGCCGCCCTCGGGCGCAGCCTGTTGTTCTCGGCGCTGGTGGTGCTGGTGCAGTTTCCGCTGGGCATCGCCATCGCGTTGATGATCCCGCGCGGGCGGCTGGCGGGCAGTCTGGTGCTGATGCTGGTGGCGATCCCGCTGGTGGTGCCGTGGAACCTGATCCCGATGATCTGGCTGAACCTGCTGCACCCGACCTACGGGACCGTGGCGCAGATGTTCGACGCCATCGGGTTCGATTTCGACTATAAGTTCAACGCCGTTCACACCTATGCGTTGCTGGTCACGGTCGACACATGGCACTGGATCGGGCTGGTGGTGATCCTGGCCTATTCCGGCCTGTCCGCGATCCCGCCCTCCTATTATCAGGCCGCCCGCATCGACGGCGCGTCGCGCGCTCAGGTGTTCTGGCACATCCAGCTGCCCAAGATCCGGCCCGTCCTGCTGATGGCGCTTTTGTTGCGGGTGATCGACAGCCTGATGATCTATGTCGAAGCCTTTGGCATCAACGCAGGCGGACCGATGGGGGCCACTGCATTCCTGTCGCTGGAGCTGGGCGAGGAAATCAACGCCTTCAACTACGGCCCTGCCGCCGCGCGGTCGGTTCTGTATTTCCTATTGGTGCTTACGGTGGCATGGCTGTTCCGCGTTGCCATGCAGCGCGAGGTCAAATGA
- a CDS encoding FAD-dependent oxidoreductase — translation MHRITIIGAGVAGLCVARALLDRGARVTLIDRQATLGPQSCSWWAGGMLAPFCEGESAEEPVVRLGQEAVGWWAAHTQAVHRNGTLVISPARDTAELTRFARRTRNHSPVDAEQIAALEPDLANRFTRGLFFKDEAHLAPRDALAQLRAGLIRDGVIFEQGDADPDALARQGLTIDCRGFQARAQIPDLRGVKGEMLVLSCPDVTLSRPLRLLHPRMPLYIVPRGDGVFMLGATMIEGQAGRHVTARALLELLSAAYALTPAFGEAEVIEIGVDSRPAFADNLPRIRRHGNLIRANGLFRHGFLLAPALARMVAGLIYDNTTPEVMDETTT, via the coding sequence ATGCATCGCATTACCATCATCGGCGCCGGTGTCGCGGGCCTGTGCGTGGCACGCGCCCTGCTGGATCGCGGCGCGCGGGTCACGTTGATCGACCGTCAGGCCACCCTTGGCCCGCAATCCTGTTCGTGGTGGGCCGGCGGTATGCTGGCCCCGTTCTGCGAGGGCGAAAGCGCCGAAGAACCCGTGGTGCGGCTGGGGCAGGAGGCCGTCGGCTGGTGGGCCGCCCACACGCAGGCCGTCCACAGGAACGGCACGCTGGTGATCTCGCCCGCCCGCGACACTGCCGAACTGACCCGCTTTGCCCGCCGCACCCGCAATCACAGCCCCGTGGACGCAGAACAAATCGCAGCACTGGAACCCGATCTGGCGAACCGTTTCACACGCGGTCTGTTCTTCAAGGACGAGGCCCACCTTGCCCCCCGCGACGCCCTTGCGCAACTGCGCGCGGGTCTGATCCGTGACGGGGTGATCTTTGAACAGGGTGATGCCGACCCCGATGCGCTGGCCCGCCAAGGCCTGACCATAGACTGCCGTGGCTTTCAGGCCCGCGCGCAAATCCCCGACCTGCGCGGCGTCAAGGGCGAGATGCTGGTGCTGTCCTGCCCCGACGTCACGCTGTCCCGCCCCCTGCGCCTGCTGCACCCGCGTATGCCGCTGTACATCGTGCCGCGCGGCGATGGTGTGTTCATGCTGGGGGCGACGATGATCGAAGGCCAGGCAGGCCGCCATGTCACCGCCCGCGCCCTGCTGGAACTGCTCAGCGCCGCCTATGCGCTGACCCCCGCCTTTGGCGAGGCCGAGGTGATCGAGATCGGCGTCGACAGCCGCCCCGCTTTTGCCGACAACCTGCCGCGCATCCGCCGGCACGGCAACCTGATCCGCGCCAATGGCTTGTTCCGGCACGGTTTTCTTCTGGCCCCTGCCCTCGCCCGCATGGTGGCCGGCCTGATTTATGACAACACAACCCCCGAGGTGATGGATGAAACTACAACTTAA
- the thiS gene encoding sulfur carrier protein ThiS, with protein sequence MKLQLNGDPIDTQADTLADLLTAQGLGDAKVATAVNGRFVPAGARTACGLTDGDLIEVLAPMQGG encoded by the coding sequence ATGAAACTACAACTTAACGGAGACCCGATTGACACGCAGGCCGACACGCTGGCCGATCTGCTGACGGCACAGGGCCTTGGCGATGCCAAGGTGGCCACCGCCGTCAATGGCCGCTTTGTCCCCGCCGGCGCCCGCACCGCCTGCGGGCTGACCGATGGCGATTTGATCGAGGTTCTTGCCCCGATGCAGGGGGGCTGA
- a CDS encoding carbohydrate ABC transporter permease, with protein sequence MRGILRTLALLALAVFIIGPLVQAIVLSLTVTLPHPGVTVGDWSLVNYRNIFASPALVASLGNSLTYVTANVVLTLSVALPAAYALSRYRFVGDRHVFLLLLAFRITPPVVLSLPIFLLFARLGLLNSPFGIALVHCLFNIPIAIWILESFISAVPREFDETAFLDGHSLPRFFVGHLLPVIAPGVGVACFFCFIFSWVEVVFARILTSTGGKPITMAIDALFTFQTDIGLVMAMMVLSLVPGVALIWFVRDHIARGFQLRA encoded by the coding sequence ATGCGGGGCATCTTGCGCACGCTGGCCCTGCTGGCGCTGGCCGTGTTCATCATCGGGCCGCTGGTGCAGGCGATTGTGCTCAGCCTGACCGTGACCCTGCCGCATCCGGGGGTAACCGTGGGTGACTGGTCGCTGGTGAACTACCGCAATATCTTTGCCAGCCCCGCGCTGGTCGCATCCTTGGGCAATTCGCTGACCTATGTGACCGCCAATGTGGTGCTGACACTGTCCGTGGCGCTGCCTGCCGCCTATGCGCTGTCGCGCTACCGCTTTGTCGGGGACCGGCATGTGTTCCTGTTGCTGCTGGCCTTTCGCATCACGCCGCCCGTGGTGCTGTCGCTGCCGATCTTCCTGCTGTTTGCGCGGCTGGGGCTGCTGAATTCCCCCTTTGGCATCGCGCTGGTGCATTGCCTGTTCAACATCCCGATCGCCATCTGGATCTTGGAAAGCTTCATCTCTGCCGTGCCGCGCGAGTTTGACGAAACCGCCTTTCTGGACGGACATTCGCTGCCGCGGTTCTTTGTTGGCCACCTGTTGCCGGTGATTGCGCCGGGGGTCGGGGTGGCCTGTTTCTTCTGCTTTATCTTCTCCTGGGTCGAGGTCGTCTTTGCCCGTATCCTGACATCGACAGGGGGCAAACCGATCACCATGGCCATCGACGCGCTGTTTACCTTCCAGACCGACATCGGGCTGGTGATGGCGATGATGGTGCTGTCACTGGTGCCGGGTGTGGCGCTGATCTGGTTCGTGCGCGACCACATCGCGCGGGGGTTCCAGTTGCGGGCTTAG
- a CDS encoding ATP-binding cassette domain-containing protein, translating into MTEVPGIHLAGRHHIDGQLLFDANLTLPAGQWTCLLGRSGVGKSTILRLILGLETGGQFAGTITATDGAALDGRISYMAQSDLLLPWLSVLENTCIGARLRGRAPDLDRAQALLARVGLLAHADKTPNQLSGGMRQRVALARTLFEDRPLVLLDEPFSALDAGTRADMQELAAEALQGRTVLLVTHDPAEAARLAHQIIVMTAAGAQVWPVPETPALRAIDDGQTFDCQTRLLAHLRAAA; encoded by the coding sequence ATGACCGAGGTTCCGGGCATTCACCTTGCCGGACGGCACCACATTGACGGGCAGCTGTTGTTCGATGCCAACCTCACGCTGCCCGCCGGTCAGTGGACCTGTCTTCTGGGCCGCTCGGGGGTGGGCAAGTCGACCATCCTGCGGCTGATTTTGGGGCTGGAAACCGGCGGGCAGTTCGCCGGCACCATCACCGCCACGGACGGTGCAGCGCTGGACGGGCGCATCAGCTATATGGCGCAGTCCGACCTGTTGCTGCCGTGGCTGTCGGTGCTGGAGAACACCTGTATCGGCGCGCGCCTGCGCGGGCGCGCGCCTGATCTGGACCGTGCGCAGGCACTGCTGGCGCGCGTCGGGCTGCTGGCCCATGCGGACAAGACACCGAACCAGTTGTCCGGCGGGATGCGCCAGCGGGTCGCGCTGGCCCGCACCCTGTTCGAAGACCGCCCGCTGGTGCTGCTGGACGAGCCGTTTTCGGCACTGGACGCCGGCACCCGCGCCGACATGCAGGAACTGGCCGCCGAAGCCTTGCAGGGGCGCACCGTGCTGCTGGTCACCCACGATCCGGCCGAGGCCGCGCGTCTGGCGCATCAGATCATCGTCATGACCGCCGCAGGCGCGCAGGTCTGGCCGGTGCCCGAAACACCTGCACTGCGCGCGATTGACGACGGGCAAACCTTTGACTGCCAGACCCGCCTGCTGGCCCATCTGAGGGCAGCGGCATGA
- a CDS encoding HesA/MoeB/ThiF family protein, whose amino-acid sequence MSRYARQMLLPEVGSAGQAAIAAARVLVVGAGGLAAPALHYLAGAGVGHLTLVDGDVVSLSNLHRQPLFREADVGRPKVEAAAETLRAMNADCTFTPLPCALDPANAANLVAGATLVLDCADSFAASYILSDICLDLGVPLVSASALGFAGYVGGFCGAAPSLRAVFPDLPDRAATCATAGVMGPVVGMIGAAQAQMALGVIIGQTPSPLGQLMQFDMQGMRSSGFRFDGAPEPADGPKFIAPRDLTPQDFVIELRDSDEAPVPVSQHAHRTSVAEFRQQKSTPKDGQRAVFACRSGLRAWQAGAHLRSHWAGEITLIAMGDTPPTERQT is encoded by the coding sequence ATGAGCCGCTATGCCCGTCAGATGCTGCTGCCCGAAGTTGGCAGCGCCGGACAGGCCGCCATTGCCGCCGCCCGTGTTCTGGTGGTGGGCGCCGGTGGCCTTGCCGCGCCCGCTCTGCACTATCTGGCCGGCGCGGGCGTGGGGCATCTGACGCTGGTTGACGGCGATGTCGTGTCGCTGTCGAACCTGCACCGCCAGCCCCTGTTCCGCGAGGCAGATGTGGGCCGTCCGAAAGTCGAGGCGGCTGCCGAAACCCTGCGGGCGATGAACGCCGATTGCACCTTTACCCCCCTGCCCTGTGCGCTTGATCCGGCGAACGCGGCAAACCTTGTGGCGGGCGCAACGCTGGTGCTGGATTGCGCCGACAGCTTTGCCGCCAGCTATATCCTGTCAGACATCTGCCTTGATCTTGGCGTGCCGCTTGTCAGCGCCTCGGCGCTGGGGTTTGCGGGCTATGTGGGCGGGTTCTGTGGCGCCGCGCCGTCACTGCGTGCCGTGTTTCCCGACCTGCCCGACCGCGCCGCCACCTGTGCGACCGCCGGCGTGATGGGGCCGGTTGTGGGCATGATCGGCGCAGCGCAGGCGCAGATGGCTTTGGGTGTGATAATCGGTCAAACCCCGTCACCGCTGGGCCAGTTGATGCAGTTCGACATGCAAGGGATGCGCAGCAGCGGCTTTCGCTTCGACGGTGCCCCCGAGCCTGCGGACGGCCCGAAATTCATCGCCCCCCGTGACCTGACACCGCAGGATTTCGTCATTGAACTGCGCGACAGCGACGAAGCGCCTGTTCCCGTATCCCAACACGCGCACCGCACCAGCGTTGCGGAATTCCGCCAACAGAAATCCACCCCAAAAGACGGACAGCGCGCCGTTTTTGCCTGCCGCTCGGGGCTGCGGGCATGGCAGGCGGGCGCGCATTTGCGCAGCCACTGGGCCGGAGAAATCACCCTGATTGCAATGGGCGACACGCCCCCCACCGAAAGGCAAACCTGA
- a CDS encoding thiamine phosphate synthase has translation MTLDRFYPIFDSADWIERLVPLGIKLVQLRIKDADPETIRAHVKRAQAVCAAHGCTLVLNDHWSTAIETGCDWLHLGQEDLNGADIDAIRAAGLRLGISTHDKAELARALTLKPDYIALGPIYPTILKQMKWHQQGVEKLTTWRELIGATPLIAIGGMNIDRAPGAFAAGADVVSAVTDITLNADPEARIAAWLAATR, from the coding sequence ATGACACTGGATCGTTTCTATCCGATTTTTGACAGCGCCGACTGGATCGAACGGCTGGTGCCGCTGGGCATCAAGCTGGTGCAACTGCGCATCAAAGACGCCGACCCCGAAACCATCCGCGCCCATGTGAAACGGGCTCAGGCAGTCTGTGCCGCCCATGGCTGCACGCTGGTGCTGAACGACCACTGGTCGACGGCCATCGAAACCGGCTGTGACTGGCTGCATCTGGGACAGGAAGATCTGAATGGCGCCGATATTGATGCCATCCGCGCGGCGGGTCTGCGACTGGGCATCAGCACCCATGACAAGGCCGAACTGGCCCGCGCCCTGACGCTCAAGCCTGATTATATCGCGCTGGGGCCGATTTATCCGACCATTCTGAAACAGATGAAATGGCATCAACAGGGCGTGGAAAAGCTGACCACATGGCGTGAGTTGATCGGTGCGACACCCCTGATCGCCATCGGTGGTATGAACATCGACCGTGCGCCCGGTGCCTTTGCCGCCGGGGCCGATGTGGTCTCGGCTGTCACCGACATCACCCTGAACGCCGATCCCGAAGCGCGCATTGCCGCGTGGCTGGCGGCCACAAGATGA
- a CDS encoding ABC transporter permease: MRARDIVLAVLLGLGLWQGLVMLTGAPHFILPSPWRVAQAAFRSRAIIAENTWVTATEVLLGLGLGTLFGAVTAIQLALSKTAERLMLPILVFTQAVPVFALAPLLTLWFGYGMGSKVVMAVLIIYFPVTSAFHDGLVRIDQGYRDLAVSMGAGKYQFMRHMQIPNALPGLATGLKLAAVYAPIGAVIGEWVGASKGLGYLMLLANGRAKIDLMFASLIVLAVLTVALHIVVGRLADGLARYAKGR; the protein is encoded by the coding sequence ATGAGGGCGCGTGACATTGTGCTGGCGGTGCTGCTGGGGCTGGGCCTGTGGCAAGGGCTGGTGATGCTGACGGGTGCCCCTCATTTCATCCTGCCCTCGCCGTGGCGGGTGGCGCAGGCGGCCTTTCGCAGCCGTGCGATAATTGCCGAAAACACATGGGTCACTGCAACCGAAGTGCTGCTGGGGCTGGGGCTGGGCACCCTGTTTGGGGCCGTCACCGCGATCCAGCTGGCCCTGTCGAAAACCGCCGAGCGGCTGATGCTGCCGATACTGGTGTTCACACAGGCCGTGCCGGTCTTTGCGCTGGCGCCGTTGCTGACGCTGTGGTTCGGCTATGGCATGGGGTCCAAGGTGGTGATGGCGGTGCTGATCATCTATTTCCCCGTCACCTCGGCCTTTCACGACGGGCTGGTGCGCATTGATCAGGGCTATCGCGATCTGGCGGTGTCGATGGGTGCCGGCAAATACCAGTTCATGCGCCACATGCAAATTCCCAACGCGCTGCCGGGTCTGGCAACGGGGCTGAAGCTGGCGGCGGTCTATGCGCCCATCGGGGCGGTGATCGGTGAATGGGTGGGTGCCTCGAAAGGGCTGGGCTACCTGATGCTGCTGGCCAACGGGCGTGCCAAGATTGACCTGATGTTTGCCAGCCTGATCGTGCTGGCAGTGCTGACCGTGGCGCTGCACATTGTGGTGGGCCGGCTTGCAGACGGGCTGGCACGCTATGCCAAGGGGCGCTAA